Proteins encoded within one genomic window of Aerococcus viridans:
- the grpE gene encoding nucleotide exchange factor GrpE: MTKMDDKQQDLNVDEEINEEINEEINEEVNETDVQDEQVETVTEEDSELASLQAELAAKDDQIMRLSAEIQNMHRRNQNEREAASKYRSQNLAKSILPAIDNLERALELAKDDESSQQLVKGIEMVHASLLQALSEEGVEVIDPKGEIFDPNFHQSVSAVPAEEGQQAEEVVAVFQKGYVLKDRVLRPAMVSIAQ, from the coding sequence TTGACAAAAATGGACGACAAACAACAAGATTTAAATGTTGATGAAGAAATCAATGAAGAAATCAATGAAGAAATCAATGAAGAAGTCAATGAAACTGACGTTCAAGACGAGCAAGTTGAAACAGTAACTGAAGAAGATAGCGAATTAGCCTCTCTTCAAGCTGAATTAGCGGCTAAAGATGACCAAATTATGCGTCTATCTGCTGAAATTCAAAACATGCACCGTCGTAACCAAAATGAACGTGAAGCTGCTTCAAAGTATCGATCTCAGAATTTAGCTAAGAGTATTTTACCAGCTATCGATAACTTGGAACGCGCTTTAGAATTAGCTAAGGATGATGAGTCATCTCAGCAATTAGTGAAAGGTATCGAAATGGTACACGCAAGCTTATTACAAGCTTTATCAGAGGAAGGTGTTGAAGTCATTGACCCTAAAGGTGAAATCTTCGATCCAAACTTCCACCAATCTGTGAGTGCGGTACCGGCTGAAGAAGGACAGCAAGCTGAAGAAGTAGTGGCTGTTTTCCAAAAAGGGTATGTATTAAAAGATCGTGTACTAAGACCTGCGATGGTTTCTATTGCACAATAA
- the dnaK gene encoding molecular chaperone DnaK — protein MAKIIGIDLGTTNSAVSVLEGGEPKIIPNPEGNRTTPSVVSFKNGERQVGEVAKRSMVTNPNAIASIKRHIGEDNYTVEVEGKKYTPQEVSAMILQYLKGYAEDYLGETVTNAVITVPAYFNDAQRQATKDAGKIAGLEVDRIVNEPTAAALAYGLDKVDADEKVLVFDLGGGTFDVSILELGDGVFEVLSTSGDNNLGGDDFDNAIVNYLIAEFKSENGIDLSSDKMAMQRLKDAAEKAKKDLSGVTSTQISLPFITAGAEGPLHLEVTLSRAKFDELTYDLVQRTKQPVKNALSDAGLSKSDIDQVILVGGSTRIPAVIDMVKAETGKEPNRSVNPDEVVAMGAAIQGGVISGDVTDVVLLDVTPLSLGIETMGGVFTKLIDRNTTIPTSKSQVFSTAADNQPAVDVHVLQGERPMAADNKTLGRFQLTDIPAAPRGVPQIEVTFDIDKNGIVNVKATDKGTGKEQQITIQSNSGLTDEEIDRMMKDAEANAEEDKKRKEAADLKNEVDQLIFQVEKTTGELEGKVDQAELDEANALKDELKAAQEADDVEAMTAKKDELNEKIQALTVKLYEQAAQEAEGQEGADDSSDNDGDVDADFEEVNDDK, from the coding sequence ATGGCAAAAATTATCGGAATTGACTTAGGTACTACTAACTCTGCAGTTTCTGTATTAGAAGGTGGCGAACCTAAAATTATCCCTAACCCAGAAGGTAACCGTACAACACCTTCAGTTGTTTCATTCAAGAATGGCGAACGCCAAGTTGGTGAGGTAGCAAAACGTTCAATGGTAACAAACCCTAACGCGATTGCTTCAATTAAACGCCACATTGGTGAAGACAACTACACTGTAGAAGTTGAAGGCAAAAAATATACACCTCAAGAAGTTTCAGCAATGATCTTACAATACTTAAAAGGTTACGCTGAAGACTACTTAGGAGAAACAGTAACAAACGCAGTTATTACTGTTCCTGCTTACTTCAACGATGCACAACGTCAAGCAACTAAAGATGCAGGTAAAATCGCTGGTTTAGAAGTTGACCGTATCGTTAACGAACCAACGGCAGCCGCACTAGCTTACGGTTTAGACAAAGTTGACGCAGACGAAAAAGTCTTAGTATTTGACCTTGGTGGTGGTACTTTCGACGTTTCAATCCTTGAATTAGGTGACGGTGTCTTTGAAGTATTATCTACTTCTGGTGACAACAACTTAGGTGGGGACGACTTTGATAACGCCATCGTAAACTACTTAATCGCTGAATTTAAATCAGAAAACGGTATTGACCTTTCTTCTGACAAAATGGCTATGCAACGTCTAAAAGATGCTGCTGAAAAAGCGAAAAAAGACTTATCTGGTGTAACGTCAACACAAATTTCATTACCATTCATTACGGCTGGTGCTGAAGGTCCACTTCACTTGGAAGTTACTTTATCTCGCGCGAAATTTGACGAATTAACTTACGACTTAGTACAACGTACAAAACAACCAGTTAAAAACGCCTTATCTGATGCTGGTTTATCTAAATCAGATATTGACCAAGTTATCTTAGTTGGTGGTTCTACTCGTATCCCAGCTGTTATCGACATGGTTAAAGCTGAAACTGGTAAAGAGCCTAACCGTTCAGTTAACCCTGACGAAGTAGTAGCTATGGGTGCTGCAATCCAAGGTGGGGTTATCTCAGGTGACGTTACAGACGTGGTATTACTTGATGTAACACCATTATCATTAGGTATCGAAACAATGGGTGGCGTGTTCACTAAATTAATCGACCGTAACACAACAATCCCAACATCTAAATCACAAGTATTCTCAACTGCAGCTGATAACCAACCTGCTGTAGATGTACACGTATTGCAAGGTGAACGTCCAATGGCCGCAGATAACAAGACATTAGGTCGTTTCCAATTAACAGATATTCCTGCAGCACCACGTGGTGTGCCTCAAATCGAAGTAACATTTGATATCGATAAAAACGGTATCGTAAATGTTAAAGCGACTGACAAAGGTACTGGTAAAGAACAACAAATTACCATCCAATCTAACTCAGGTTTAACAGACGAAGAAATCGATCGTATGATGAAAGATGCTGAAGCGAATGCTGAAGAAGATAAAAAACGTAAAGAAGCAGCAGATCTTAAAAACGAAGTTGACCAATTAATCTTCCAAGTTGAAAAAACAACTGGTGAATTAGAAGGTAAAGTTGATCAAGCTGAACTTGACGAAGCTAACGCGCTTAAAGATGAATTGAAAGCAGCGCAAGAAGCTGACGATGTTGAAGCAATGACAGCTAAGAAAGATGAATTAAATGAAAAAATTCAAGCTTTAACTGTCAAATTGTACGAACAAGCAGCGCAAGAAGCTGAAGGTCAAGAAGGCGCAGACGACTCTTCAGACAATGATGGCGATGTAGACGCTGACTTCGAGGAAGTTAACGACGATAAATAA